In Caballeronia sp. SBC1, the DNA window AAGGTGTTCAGTTTTGCCTCGCACTTGCGCCAGTCGTAATCGGTCGTCCAATGGCGCGTGAGTTCCTGAATCATCGCGAGCGGCACGCCTTGCGAGTCATCGGTGACCGTTTCCCGCTCGGGCCACCTTGTCGCTTTGATGCGTCTGCGCAAATCGATCAGTTGCGATTCCGGCACATGCACACGAAGTGGACGAATAGCAGTCTTGTCGCCGCTTGTTGATTGACCAACTTCAGTAGTCGCTTGATTAGTTTCTGCAAAGGCGAGCTGACTCAATGAGCCCGCAGCAACGGCTGCCGCCGCCACACCAACAAAACGCCGGCGAGACGGTGATTGGGGAAGGATGTTGTCTAACATAAAATCTCCGAATGACGATGAAGCCAGGTTCCCGGTCAATGGCAACGTGATCCCACGCGCCATTGAAGGCTGCTTGCATACTTAGACCTGCGAACGTATCTGATTCGCATCGAAAAGCGAGACGACCGCCATGTTATGCATCGGCTCAATGCACAGATACATGGCGACACGAATCACGGGTTTTCCGCCAGCAAGGACTTGATCTTCGCCTCGGTCTGTTCGTAGTCACCTTCGCCGAAGTGCGTGTAGACCACGTGCCCTTTCTTGTCGACCAGATAAAACGCGGGCCAATACTGGTTGTCGTAGGCGTTCCACGTTGCATAGCGGTTGTCTTGCGCCACCGGGAATGTAATGCCGAAGCGCTTGATGGCCGTCTTGACGTTGTCCGTGTTGCGTTCGAACGGGTACTCGGGCGTGTGTACTCCGACCACCACCAGGCCCTGGTCCTTATATTTCTGATTCCAGGCCTTCACGTAAGGCAGCACGTCGATGCAGTTGATGCAAGTGTAGGTCCAGAAATCGACGAGCACCACCTTGCCGCGCAACTGCTGCATGGTCAGGGGATCGCTATTGAGCCATTTCTCAATGCCGGTGAATTCCGGAGCGGTGGTGCGGGTGCCAACCGGACTTGCGACGAGACTTTCGGTGGCACTCGCCGCGGGGCTTGCAACGAGACTTGCGATTGCTGCGGCGCCGCTTGCAACGGCTGCAGCAAACAGGGCGACGGTAGCGGCGGTTTTGAGTCGGGAGAGCATGTCAGAGTCCTTTCAGGGAGGGGAAGAGAGCGGCGATCCGGGCGTAGACCAGGACGTCGTATTGCAGGTAGATCGCAAGGGCAGTGAGCATCACCAGCACCCCGAACACCTGTTGCAGGCGGTGTGCGTGACGTGACACCAGCCTCACGCGATGGGTCATGTACTGACCGCCATAAATGATGGCGAGCATGGGAATCGCCGCGCCCAGCGCATACAAACCAAGCAACAGGGATGACCATCCGAGGTCCTGGGCCTTGACCACCAGCACCAGAATCGATGCAAGCACAGGTCCGGCGCACGGAGTCCATACCGCGCCGAGCGACATGCCGAGCACGAAGCCACCGGCGTTGCCGCTGGCGGCCTGGGTGCCCGGAGCCACCGCTGCGCCCATGCGCTGCAGCGGCTCCTGAAGCTGCGTCATCAGCCAGTCGTAGGGACGTGGCCACAGGCGCAGCAGTCCGGACAACGCCAGTAACGCAATGGCGGTGTCGCGCAGCGCTTGTTGCGCCACGTGAACCGTGCTGGATACGGCGCCCAGCAACAGCGCGAAGGACGCGAAGGTCAGGATGAAGCCGGCGATGATGAAGAGAGGCCGCACACGATCGGGCCGCTCAACGGAGGTGCCGAGCAGGATCGGCATCACCGGGAGGATGCAAGGCGACGCAATCGTGAGCAGGCCCGCCAGCAGGGCGATAGGTGTTTCAAGCAGGTTATGCATGACAGGCGTTCCAGTGGTTGGCATGGCTGTATTGGAACGCCCGCTCGTATCTGGCTTGTGTCGCCGAAACCGCCTGGGTGCAATGTTTTGTGTCGGGGGAACACCCAGATACATTGCGATACAAAGCGCCGCATTTACTGGGCTATAAAGCAAGGGCGATGAAGCAACCATCCCTACCGCGGAGAGCCAGATGAGTACCGAACTGCTGCAAGGGTCCTGTCATTGCGGGACCGTGAAATTTGAAGTCCGTAGCGCCGTCGTCCCTGCTTCGCGTTGCAATTGCAGCCTATGCCGGCGCAAGGGCGCGCTGATGACGCCGCCGTTCGCTGCGGGCGAACTGAAGATCCTGCAGGGTAACGAAGCGCTGACGCTTTACCAGTTCAATACGCGCACGGCGAAGCACTACTTCTGCAAGCATTGCGGCATTTATCCGTTCCATCAGACGCGTAAAGACCCGCAGCTCTGGCGCGTCAACATCGGTTGCCTGGAAGGCATCGATCCGTATACGCTGGAGGCCAGCGTAGCCAATGGCGCCAGCCTGTCCGTCGTGGAGGACGCATGAAACGGCTAATGGCGGTTCTCGCCTTCCTGGCGGGCGGACTTGCAGCGGAAATGGCGCACCCCGTGCAATGTTCGCTGGTTAACGTGAATAAGATGAATACGGTGAACCGCGTGCGCGTCAATCGTCGGAAGGACTGATTCACTGATGGAAAACATTGACCACGTGCTGATCGTCGACGACGATCGTGGCATTCGCGAATTGCTTGCCACCTATCTCGAGAAGAACGGCATGCGCGTTTCGCTGGCGGCCAACGGCCGCCAGATGCGCACGGTCCTCGAGCAGGGTGCGCCCGACCTGATCGTGCTTGACCTGATGCTGCCCGGCGAGGACGGCCTGGTGCTATGCCGGGAATTGCGTGCGGGCAAGTTTCGCTCGGTACCGGTATTGATGCTGACCGCCCGGAGCGAGGAGGCGGATCGTATCGTCGGGCTGGAAATGGGCGCTGACGATTACCTGTCCAAGCCGTTTGCGGTGCGCGAACTGCTGGCGCGCATCCGCTCCGTGTTGCGCCGCGCCCGCATGCTGCCGCCCGGCATGCAGGTGACGGAGACCGCGCCGGTGATCAGTTTCGGCGACTGGCGGCTCGACACCACCGCGCGCCATCTACTCGACGCCGAGGGCACCATGGTGGCCCTCAGCGGCGCGGAGTACCGCTTGCTGCGCGTGTTCCTCGATCATCCGCAGCGCGTGCTCACGCGAGATCAATTGCTCAATCTGACCCAGGGCCGCCAGGCCGATCCGTTCGACCGGTCGATCGACCTGCTGGTCAGCCGCTTGCGACAGCGCCTGCAGGATACGGCGCGCGAGCCCCGTTACATCAAGACGCTGCGCAGTGAAGGTTATGTATTTTCGGCGGCCGTGATCATGATTGAAGGTCATCCATGAAGCTGAATGCATTGCTGCATTGGCCGCGCACGCTGTTTGCGAGGCTTGCCCTGATTCTCTTTGTCAGCCTTGCACTGGTGCAAACGCTTTCGGTCTGGCTCACCATGACGGAACGGGACCAGACCATGAATAACGTGATGATGGGTTACATCGAACGCGAGGTCACCAGCTCCGTCGCGCTCCTCGATCACTTGCCCGCTAACGAACGGGCCGAATGGCTGCCAAGGCTGGCGCGGCGCACGTATAGCTTCATTCTTGGCCCGGGTATCCCGGGTGCCCCGCCTGATGCACAGCTATCCGCGAGGGTGGCTCAATCGATTGCAGACGGCATCGGCAAGCGCTATCCGCTAACGGTCAACGCCGTGCCGGGTGAACCCGACCGCCTGCAAGTCCATCTGCAGTTGAGTGACGGCACACCTCTGACAATCGACTACCGCCCCATGCCGGGCGCGCCGCTGTCCCCGTGGTTGTCGTGGCTGCTTATCCTGCAACTGGTGGTGCTGGCCGCTTGCTGCTGGGTCGCGGTACGGCTGGCGACGCGTCCGTTAAGCCAGTTGGCGCGAGCCGCCGATACCCTGGGCCCCGACCTGAAAGCAGAGCGCCTGCCCGAAGACGGACCTGACGAAGTAGCGCGCGCGGCGCGGGCTTTCAACGCCATGCAGGACCGTATCAGGATGTACATGACCGAGCGCCTGCAGATCCTCGCGGCAATTTCGCATGACTTGCAAACGCCGATTACCCGCATGCGTTTGCGCGTCGATGTGATGGATGACAGCGCACAAGGGGCAAAGCTGCAGCAGGACCTGCAGGAAATGGAAACGATGGTCAAGGAAGGCGTCACTTACGCGCGCACCATGCACGGTGCGACTGAAGCGCCTATCCGTATTGATCCGGACGCGCTGTTAGACAGCCTCGTGTTCGACTATGTCGATGCCGGCAAGGACGTCTCGCTCCACGGGCGAATCGACACCGCACTTGTGACGCGCCCTCAGGCGTTGCGCCGGATCGTGGGCAATCTCGTCGATAACGCTTTGAAGTTTGGCGGGGCGGCCGAGATCAGGGTTGCCGCGTCGCCGGAGGGGCGCGTGACGATCTCAGTGCTCGATCGCGGGCCGGGTATTCCGGCTAAGTCGCTGGAAGCTGTGTTTGAACCCTTCTATCGGCTGGAAGAATCGCGTAACCGCGGAACTGGCGGTACCGGGCTCGGCCTCGCGATTGCGCGGCAACTCGCTTCGGCGATGGACGCGGAGTTGTCGTTGCTCAACCGGCCGGACGGTGGCCTGGAAGCGAGGCTTGTGTTGAAATGCAGTAGATAGATTCGGATTACTTAACAACTTATTTTGGGTGCCGCGTGGATGGCATAGCTGTTTCGCTGGCGACCAGGAAAACGCCGCCGCGTCCCACCAACGCGACTTTGTCTGCGTGGAAGAGGGCCGTGGCGGGCATGGAATCGCCTGCGAACTCAGGCCCCCTCCAACACAGCAAGTAACGATCATCTATCCGCGAGTTTTCCTGAGATAGTTCGCACCAGCAATGCACCCAGCACAAGGCACGCGGCCACAAAATACAGGCCCATGCGATTGTCGTGCGTCGTCACGTTGAGCCATCCCACCGCATAGGGCGAGACAAAACCGGCGAGGTTACCCACGCAGTTGATTCCGGCAATCCCAACAGCCACGGAAGTGCCGGCAAGAAACGACGATGGAATGCTCCAGAACAACGATAGCGCCGACAATATGCCCGCAGCCGCCACGCTCAGCCAGATCACCGCGAGCGTCGGATGGTGACCCACATAGCCACTCGCAGCGAATCCTATTGCACCGATCACAGCCAGCACGGAAAAATGCATCCGGCGCGAGCGAAAGCGATCCGAGCTCATTCCAGTTAGCACGATCGCGGGAATGGCGACAAGGTAGGGAATAGCCGATAACCAGCCGATCGTCGATACGTCGCTCAACCCCGAGTCCTTGATGATCGACGGTAACCAGAAACTGATGCCGTACAAGCCGATGATCTGGCAGAAGTAGACGGCGCAGAGTTTCCAGATGTGGCGATCAGAAAGAATAGCGCCAAGGTTGTGATGCGTCGTCTTCTCTGAATCCTCCCGTTCGATCTCCCCTGTCACCTGGGCTTTCTCATCGTCGGTCAACCACTTGGCCTGCGTGGGACGATCGACCATCAAGGCCAACACCGCAATGCCGCAAAGCAGAGCCGGAAGCGCTTCGATCAGGAACAGCCACTGCCATCCCGCCA includes these proteins:
- a CDS encoding thioredoxin family protein, whose translation is MLSRLKTAATVALFAAAVASGAAAIASLVASPAASATESLVASPVGTRTTAPEFTGIEKWLNSDPLTMQQLRGKVVLVDFWTYTCINCIDVLPYVKAWNQKYKDQGLVVVGVHTPEYPFERNTDNVKTAIKRFGITFPVAQDNRYATWNAYDNQYWPAFYLVDKKGHVVYTHFGEGDYEQTEAKIKSLLAENP
- a CDS encoding cytochrome c biogenesis CcdA family protein, yielding MHNLLETPIALLAGLLTIASPCILPVMPILLGTSVERPDRVRPLFIIAGFILTFASFALLLGAVSSTVHVAQQALRDTAIALLALSGLLRLWPRPYDWLMTQLQEPLQRMGAAVAPGTQAASGNAGGFVLGMSLGAVWTPCAGPVLASILVLVVKAQDLGWSSLLLGLYALGAAIPMLAIIYGGQYMTHRVRLVSRHAHRLQQVFGVLVMLTALAIYLQYDVLVYARIAALFPSLKGL
- a CDS encoding GFA family protein, with product MSTELLQGSCHCGTVKFEVRSAVVPASRCNCSLCRRKGALMTPPFAAGELKILQGNEALTLYQFNTRTAKHYFCKHCGIYPFHQTRKDPQLWRVNIGCLEGIDPYTLEASVANGASLSVVEDA
- a CDS encoding response regulator, translating into MENIDHVLIVDDDRGIRELLATYLEKNGMRVSLAANGRQMRTVLEQGAPDLIVLDLMLPGEDGLVLCRELRAGKFRSVPVLMLTARSEEADRIVGLEMGADDYLSKPFAVRELLARIRSVLRRARMLPPGMQVTETAPVISFGDWRLDTTARHLLDAEGTMVALSGAEYRLLRVFLDHPQRVLTRDQLLNLTQGRQADPFDRSIDLLVSRLRQRLQDTAREPRYIKTLRSEGYVFSAAVIMIEGHP
- a CDS encoding ATP-binding protein, which codes for MKLNALLHWPRTLFARLALILFVSLALVQTLSVWLTMTERDQTMNNVMMGYIEREVTSSVALLDHLPANERAEWLPRLARRTYSFILGPGIPGAPPDAQLSARVAQSIADGIGKRYPLTVNAVPGEPDRLQVHLQLSDGTPLTIDYRPMPGAPLSPWLSWLLILQLVVLAACCWVAVRLATRPLSQLARAADTLGPDLKAERLPEDGPDEVARAARAFNAMQDRIRMYMTERLQILAAISHDLQTPITRMRLRVDVMDDSAQGAKLQQDLQEMETMVKEGVTYARTMHGATEAPIRIDPDALLDSLVFDYVDAGKDVSLHGRIDTALVTRPQALRRIVGNLVDNALKFGGAAEIRVAASPEGRVTISVLDRGPGIPAKSLEAVFEPFYRLEESRNRGTGGTGLGLAIARQLASAMDAELSLLNRPDGGLEARLVLKCSR
- a CDS encoding MFS transporter, which encodes MSHISETLLVAPGARTDVYRKISWRIMPFIVLCYLCGYLDRVNVGFAKLQMLNALHMSDAVYGLGAGIFFIGYFIFEVPSNLILHRVGARLWIARIMITWAIISALTLLVKTPMQFYTARFFLGVAEAGFSPGIMLYLTYWFPARKRGFALGVYYIAIPLSGVVGGPLSGWVLSSFSHSTVMAGWQWLFLIEALPALLCGIAVLALMVDRPTQAKWLTDDEKAQVTGEIEREDSEKTTHHNLGAILSDRHIWKLCAVYFCQIIGLYGISFWLPSIIKDSGLSDVSTIGWLSAIPYLVAIPAIVLTGMSSDRFRSRRMHFSVLAVIGAIGFAASGYVGHHPTLAVIWLSVAAAGILSALSLFWSIPSSFLAGTSVAVGIAGINCVGNLAGFVSPYAVGWLNVTTHDNRMGLYFVAACLVLGALLVRTISGKLADR